The Pseudanabaena galeata CCNP1313 genome includes a region encoding these proteins:
- a CDS encoding acyltransferase family protein, giving the protein MEFTKEKTNIAKGIAICLMLAFHLYTFEERLINGNTFIPTIPFFNAEYYLGNFGNICVSIFLFLSGYGMYIGSQKSPNNVFNYAITKLKDLYINYWLYLLIFVPFGLFVIEDLSALDPIGIYYSTKSTIVFKNLLGFNTTYNLDWWFVSMFAIIIVFLFPLYTIIIQRNSIALIILSLTLYYFNRDVGQYGLMAFVVRQTSFALGMLCAKHNFFSSKIIKKLEDLSGIWIVLGLTGIFIIKFIVNFVPDYDFALTPLFIYFSIRLVETNYLSKVFAYLGKYSFQMWLVHSFFAIYYLQDLTFFPKWSPLIFALLVAKTLLSVLLIEYLCSQINKRFKLFTTNTLRN; this is encoded by the coding sequence ATGGAATTCACTAAAGAAAAAACTAACATTGCCAAGGGTATTGCCATATGTCTAATGCTTGCCTTTCATTTATATACTTTTGAAGAGCGTCTTATAAATGGCAATACATTTATCCCAACAATTCCCTTTTTTAATGCAGAATATTACTTAGGAAACTTTGGAAATATATGTGTATCTATTTTCCTATTTTTATCTGGATATGGAATGTATATAGGTTCTCAAAAGTCTCCAAACAATGTCTTTAACTATGCTATTACTAAGCTTAAAGACCTTTATATAAATTATTGGCTTTATTTGCTTATATTTGTGCCATTTGGATTATTTGTCATTGAAGACCTAAGTGCTCTCGATCCGATTGGAATTTATTATTCTACAAAATCAACTATTGTTTTCAAAAATCTTTTGGGATTCAATACTACTTACAATCTAGACTGGTGGTTTGTTAGTATGTTTGCCATCATAATTGTGTTCTTATTTCCACTCTACACAATAATAATTCAACGAAATAGCATTGCCCTAATAATTTTGAGTCTGACTCTATATTATTTTAATCGTGATGTTGGTCAATACGGCTTAATGGCATTTGTAGTTAGACAGACATCTTTTGCATTGGGGATGCTATGCGCCAAACATAACTTTTTTTCTAGTAAGATAATCAAAAAGCTGGAAGATTTAAGCGGGATTTGGATTGTTTTAGGATTGACAGGAATTTTTATAATTAAGTTTATAGTCAACTTTGTCCCAGACTATGACTTTGCTTTAACGCCTTTATTTATCTACTTTTCGATTAGATTAGTTGAAACCAATTACCTATCTAAAGTATTTGCTTATCTAGGTAAATATTCTTTTCAGATGTGGCTTGTCCATTCATTTTTCGCCATTTATTACCTGCAAGATCTTACTTTCTTCCCTAAATGGTCACCACTTATTTTTGCTTTACTAGTAGCTAAAACACTTTTATCAGTTCTATTAATCGAGTATTTATGTTCACAAATCAACAAAAGATTTAAGTTGTTTACTACAAACACTTTGCGTAACTAG
- a CDS encoding DUF4332 domain-containing protein: MKFPITSQTCISSNFPIDQLPALNTEDGKKLKDHSITTTRALLQKAGRTKAQKEELAIALGVRFQLLTKWIAFADLARIPAVGCQHCGVIVHSGIVSVEQLAQTPLDKLHKQIMRLQVQNFNRADLCPDIGEMSIWIKQAQQLITKKTHKNPEKILPD; the protein is encoded by the coding sequence ATGAAATTTCCCATAACTTCTCAAACTTGTATATCTTCAAACTTTCCGATTGACCAGTTACCCGCATTAAATACCGAAGACGGCAAAAAACTCAAAGACCATAGCATTACAACCACTCGCGCTTTGCTGCAAAAGGCAGGTCGTACCAAAGCCCAAAAAGAAGAATTAGCGATCGCACTTGGTGTGAGATTTCAGCTATTAACAAAATGGATAGCTTTCGCAGATTTGGCACGTATCCCTGCGGTAGGTTGTCAACATTGCGGAGTGATTGTGCATAGTGGCATTGTTTCGGTGGAACAACTTGCCCAGACTCCTCTCGATAAACTCCACAAACAAATTATGCGTTTACAGGTACAAAATTTTAACCGTGCTGATTTATGTCCTGATATTGGGGAGATGTCAATCTGGATCAAGCAAGCTCAACAACTTATAACCAAGAAAACACATAAAAATCCAGAAAAAATTCTGCCAGATTGA
- a CDS encoding PIN domain-containing protein — MSSICKQDIKSCCRYICICFCSTIQISSKLSVSGFTSGAYEATKLDAIDPDDNKFLAAVFETKADYLISLDNHLLSIKYYHGTQILTPRLFLEAIGIANY; from the coding sequence ATGAGCAGCATTTGTAAGCAAGATATTAAAAGTTGTTGTCGATACATCTGTATTTGTTTCTGCTCTACTATCCAAATCTCAAGTAAGCTCTCCGTATCTGGTTTTACAAGTGGGGCTTATGAGGCTACTAAATTAGATGCGATCGACCCAGATGACAATAAATTCTTGGCTGCCGTTTTTGAAACAAAGGCTGATTACCTTATTTCTTTAGACAATCATTTACTTTCTATTAAGTACTATCATGGCACTCAAATATTGACTCCCCGTCTATTCTTGGAAGCAATAGGAATTGCTAATTATTAA
- a CDS encoding type II toxin-antitoxin system RelE/ParE family toxin has translation MSSNSIEIFLTSRFKKDLSQLAKRYRSIRKDLEPLLEQLKSGEVLGDQISGLNNQLFKVRLKNSNIQKGKSAGYRVIYYVKTEASVVLVTIYSKSDTSDIENIVIEKIIKEFVEE, from the coding sequence ATGTCGAGTAATTCTATCGAAATTTTTCTGACTTCCCGTTTTAAAAAAGATCTTAGTCAATTAGCTAAACGTTATCGTTCAATTCGTAAGGATCTAGAACCTCTGCTTGAGCAGCTTAAATCAGGAGAAGTTCTAGGCGATCAAATTTCTGGTTTGAATAATCAATTATTTAAGGTTCGTCTCAAAAATAGCAATATTCAAAAGGGAAAAAGTGCTGGTTATCGGGTTATTTATTATGTGAAAACTGAAGCCAGTGTGGTTTTGGTGACGATTTATTCTAAGTCTGACACATCAGATATAGAGAATATTGTGATTGAAAAAATTATTAAAGAATTTGTGGAGGAATAG
- a CDS encoding SulP family inorganic anion transporter → MQIINKIHLRNWRGDLFGGITAAIVALPLALAFGVASGAGAIAGLYGAIFVGFFAALCGGTPAQVSGPTGPMTVVITTVIASVLANYKDNPETGLAIAFTVVMLGGLFQILLGVMKLGQYITLMPYTVISGFMSGIGVIIVILQLPPLLGYAGSGAVIDTMKMLQSHITNPNPIALGLGLLTLIVVFFAPPKLNRVLPSPLLALVVCTLVSVIFFKDANISRIGAIPSELPKFRFPTFAANQLIDMLRYGVTLGFLGAIDSLLTSLVADSITRTQHDSDRELIGQGIGNVFAGLFGGLSGAGATMRTVVNVQAGGKTPLSGMIHAVVLLLVVLVAAPLTAVIPNAVLAGLLLKVGFDIIDWQFLKRAHHLSFKGTGLMYLVLFLTVFVDLITAVVVGAFIANLLTIKRLTDIQSQNLQATTDPTAAHNLTGEEQEIMTKSNGEILLFQLGGPLSFGAAKTMSQRMSIVQDYQAIVLDLSEVPTIGVTAALAVETIVLDAVGRDRQVWIITNTAQVKERLGRLRLQKFDGVHMTGDRLEALRESANRSSEI, encoded by the coding sequence ATGCAAATCATTAACAAAATCCATCTTCGGAACTGGCGCGGAGACTTGTTTGGGGGAATTACGGCAGCGATCGTCGCCCTGCCCCTTGCCCTTGCCTTTGGGGTTGCCTCTGGTGCAGGGGCGATCGCGGGACTCTATGGCGCGATTTTTGTCGGTTTTTTTGCGGCGCTCTGTGGTGGCACTCCTGCCCAAGTTTCAGGACCAACGGGACCGATGACCGTAGTGATTACGACGGTGATTGCTTCGGTCTTAGCAAATTATAAAGATAATCCCGAAACAGGACTAGCGATCGCCTTTACCGTAGTTATGCTCGGCGGCTTATTTCAGATTTTATTGGGAGTAATGAAGCTAGGGCAGTACATTACCCTGATGCCCTACACCGTGATTTCGGGCTTCATGTCAGGCATCGGCGTGATTATCGTCATTTTGCAATTGCCGCCACTATTAGGTTATGCAGGTTCGGGCGCAGTAATTGACACGATGAAGATGCTGCAAAGCCATATTACAAATCCGAATCCTATTGCTCTGGGATTGGGGCTGCTAACTCTGATCGTTGTTTTCTTTGCACCGCCTAAACTCAATCGAGTTTTACCTTCTCCCTTACTCGCTTTAGTGGTCTGTACCCTAGTCTCAGTCATTTTCTTTAAAGATGCGAATATTTCCCGCATTGGTGCGATTCCTAGCGAATTACCGAAGTTCCGCTTCCCCACCTTTGCCGCAAATCAGTTAATCGATATGTTGCGCTATGGTGTGACCCTAGGATTTTTAGGGGCGATCGATTCCCTGTTGACTTCCCTTGTCGCTGATAGTATCACCCGCACCCAGCATGACTCCGATCGCGAACTAATTGGGCAGGGGATCGGTAATGTGTTTGCAGGACTATTCGGCGGCTTGTCTGGTGCAGGAGCCACGATGCGAACAGTGGTGAATGTGCAGGCGGGAGGCAAAACGCCCTTATCGGGCATGATTCATGCCGTAGTTTTACTGTTGGTGGTATTGGTGGCCGCCCCTCTGACCGCCGTGATCCCCAATGCGGTACTGGCAGGGCTATTGCTGAAAGTGGGTTTTGACATTATCGATTGGCAGTTTCTCAAACGCGCCCATCATCTTTCCTTCAAGGGGACAGGCTTGATGTATTTGGTGCTATTTCTGACCGTATTTGTGGACTTGATTACGGCGGTAGTCGTTGGCGCATTTATTGCCAACCTGCTGACAATCAAGCGCCTTACCGACATCCAAAGTCAAAATCTGCAAGCAACCACCGATCCCACAGCCGCTCATAACCTCACTGGGGAAGAGCAGGAAATTATGACCAAATCCAATGGAGAGATTTTGCTGTTTCAATTAGGTGGCCCCTTGAGTTTTGGAGCCGCAAAAACGATGTCTCAAAGGATGTCCATTGTCCAAGATTATCAAGCGATCGTTCTCGATCTTAGCGAAGTACCTACGATCGGGGTAACGGCGGCGCTGGCAGTGGAGACAATTGTGTTAGATGCAGTTGGTCGCGATCGCCAAGTTTGGATTATTACCAATACGGCTCAAGTAAAGGAAAGGCTCGGTCGTTTACGATTACAGAAGTTTGATGGAGTACATATGACAGGCGATCGCCTTGAAGCCTTAAGGGAAAGTGCTAATCGAAGTTCAGAAATCTAA
- a CDS encoding universal stress protein yields MKNILLCTDGSIFGQSSYQYAAWLANRIQSVVNVLYVTDLRSQTASRNFSGSIGLGASDALMDELVELEHKKAKLNRQRAKQILDEAHQVLTSNGVESVKTIHRDGFLVDCFQELEADANLVILGKRGENAEFASGHLGANVERIMRSSKKPILVTSRQFKPIAKILIAYDDGASCRKILDFLTNSALFQGLELHIIAVSKNVTDEKAIARLSGAQKWSQTTGIAAQCSVVAGKSETAIGEYATQNNIDLLLMGAYGHSRIRHLVIGSTTAQILRSSNIPVLVFR; encoded by the coding sequence ATGAAAAATATTTTGTTATGCACTGATGGCTCGATTTTTGGACAAAGCAGCTATCAATATGCGGCTTGGTTGGCAAATCGCATTCAGTCAGTGGTGAATGTGCTGTATGTGACTGATCTGCGATCGCAAACTGCTAGTCGTAATTTCAGTGGCAGCATTGGTTTAGGAGCTTCTGATGCGCTGATGGATGAGTTGGTGGAGTTAGAACATAAAAAAGCCAAACTCAATCGTCAAAGGGCGAAGCAAATTTTGGATGAGGCGCATCAGGTTTTAACGAGCAATGGCGTGGAATCTGTGAAAACAATCCATCGAGACGGATTCCTAGTGGATTGTTTTCAAGAATTGGAAGCTGATGCGAATCTTGTAATTTTAGGTAAGCGCGGTGAAAATGCCGAGTTTGCTTCGGGACATTTGGGTGCGAATGTGGAACGGATTATGAGATCCAGCAAAAAGCCAATTTTAGTTACTTCTCGCCAATTTAAGCCGATCGCCAAGATTCTCATTGCCTATGATGACGGCGCAAGTTGTCGCAAGATTCTCGACTTTTTGACAAATTCAGCGCTCTTTCAAGGTTTAGAACTGCATATCATTGCTGTGTCCAAAAACGTGACTGACGAGAAGGCGATCGCCCGTTTGTCAGGGGCGCAAAAATGGTCGCAGACAACGGGAATCGCCGCGCAATGCAGTGTGGTCGCTGGTAAATCAGAAACAGCGATCGGTGAATATGCTACGCAAAACAATATTGATTTATTGTTGATGGGAGCATACGGACATAGCCGTATTCGCCATCTAGTCATCGGTAGTACGACCGCCCAAATTCTGCGTAGCAGTAATATTCCTGTATTGGTATTTCGCTAA
- a CDS encoding SulP family inorganic anion transporter — protein sequence MNLTKIKQEWFSNVSADLLSGAVVALALIPESIAFSIIAGVDPKVGLYASFIIAAITGIFGGRPALISAATASTALIMVNLVKDHGLNYLFAAGILMGILQIIFGLLKLGKQMKYVPRAVKVGFANALAILIFMAQLPEFTNVPIAVYFLAALTLGIIYLLPLVTKVVPSSLVAIVVTTAVSIFGNIKVPTVGDKGELPSALPTFGLPDVPLNLETLQIILPYSIALAIVGLLATLLTASLVDDLTNTQGDKNQEAKGLGLANIVSNLFGGMAGCGMIGQSVINVQSGGRGRLSTFSAGILLLVFMLLLGNWVKQIPMAALASVMIMVSIGTFNWKSIVNIRRIPRTETAAMLTTVLITVLTRNLAVGVVTGIALSTVFFSSKIAQIVFVDKVLTDDGTHRTYSVAGQIFFVSVDDLIEKFDFQEIVEKVTIDLTHAYLWDQAAVVAIDQIVLKFRRNGADVDLLGMNQASATLVERLSDAK from the coding sequence TTGAACCTTACAAAAATAAAACAAGAATGGTTTTCCAACGTATCGGCTGACCTTTTATCGGGCGCAGTGGTCGCTCTAGCTCTAATTCCAGAATCGATCGCTTTTTCGATCATCGCAGGGGTTGATCCTAAAGTTGGTTTGTACGCTTCCTTTATCATTGCCGCGATTACGGGGATCTTTGGTGGTCGCCCCGCTTTGATTTCGGCGGCAACCGCTTCGACAGCACTGATCATGGTCAACTTGGTTAAGGATCATGGGCTCAATTATCTCTTTGCCGCAGGGATTTTGATGGGGATTTTGCAGATCATCTTTGGTTTGCTAAAGCTAGGCAAACAGATGAAATATGTGCCGCGTGCTGTGAAGGTTGGCTTTGCTAATGCCTTGGCAATTTTGATCTTTATGGCGCAGTTGCCCGAATTTACAAATGTGCCGATCGCCGTTTATTTCTTAGCGGCTCTCACCCTTGGCATTATTTATTTGTTGCCCTTGGTGACTAAAGTTGTGCCATCTTCCCTCGTGGCGATCGTGGTGACGACCGCCGTATCGATTTTTGGCAATATTAAAGTGCCAACAGTTGGCGATAAGGGCGAGTTACCGTCAGCGCTGCCCACCTTTGGCTTGCCCGATGTGCCGCTAAATTTGGAAACCTTGCAGATCATTCTGCCTTACTCGATCGCTTTGGCGATCGTGGGACTGCTTGCCACTTTACTGACGGCTTCCCTCGTTGACGATCTCACCAATACCCAAGGCGATAAAAATCAGGAAGCTAAGGGGCTAGGACTTGCCAATATTGTCTCGAATCTCTTTGGTGGCATGGCGGGCTGCGGCATGATTGGGCAGTCGGTAATTAATGTGCAGTCAGGGGGGCGCGGTCGTCTCTCTACCTTTAGCGCAGGCATATTGCTATTGGTATTTATGTTGCTGCTGGGTAATTGGGTGAAGCAAATCCCGATGGCGGCGTTGGCTTCGGTGATGATCATGGTTTCCATCGGTACATTTAACTGGAAGTCAATTGTCAATATCCGCAGAATTCCCCGTACTGAAACGGCGGCGATGTTGACAACGGTATTGATTACGGTTTTAACACGCAACTTGGCTGTGGGAGTAGTTACGGGTATTGCCTTGAGTACGGTCTTTTTCTCTAGCAAAATTGCCCAGATTGTCTTTGTGGATAAAGTTTTGACTGACGATGGCACTCACCGCACCTACAGCGTGGCGGGACAGATTTTCTTTGTGTCTGTCGATGACTTGATCGAGAAATTTGATTTTCAAGAAATTGTGGAAAAAGTGACCATTGATCTCACCCATGCCTATCTTTGGGATCAGGCAGCCGTGGTGGCGATCGATCAGATTGTGCTGAAATTCCGTCGTAATGGAGCCGATGTGGACCTATTGGGAATGAATCAGGCAAGCGCCACACTAGTTGAACGGCTATCTGATGCTAAGTAA
- a CDS encoding phosphoribosyltransferase has protein sequence MSDLYVSWEEYHASIEKLAVQIYQSQWEFDQILCLARGGLGIGDMLSRIYNKPLAILSTSSYGGKDFQERGKLTIASNITMTTATLGKRILLVDDLVDSGVTLMRIIEWLQQHEEFAITEVRSAVLWFKACSVAKPDYYVDFLDDNPWIHQPFEKYEKLNPSELQT, from the coding sequence ATGTCAGACCTTTACGTTTCATGGGAAGAATATCATGCCAGTATCGAGAAATTGGCAGTTCAAATCTATCAATCTCAGTGGGAATTCGATCAAATCCTTTGTCTTGCAAGGGGGGGGTTAGGCATTGGTGATATGCTTTCGAGGATTTATAACAAGCCTCTGGCGATTCTCTCGACTTCTTCCTATGGCGGCAAAGATTTTCAGGAAAGGGGCAAATTAACGATCGCTAGTAATATCACCATGACTACGGCGACGCTTGGCAAAAGGATCTTGTTAGTAGATGATTTGGTGGATTCAGGTGTAACCCTGATGCGGATTATCGAATGGCTCCAGCAGCATGAAGAATTTGCAATTACGGAAGTGCGATCGGCTGTTTTATGGTTTAAGGCTTGCTCAGTAGCAAAACCTGACTATTATGTGGACTTTTTAGACGACAATCCTTGGATTCATCAACCTTTTGAGAAATACGAAAAGCTAAATCCAAGTGAACTACAAACTTGA
- a CDS encoding diflavin flavoprotein, translated as MVNVSEKSVERRLTIQVAEIAADTTTIRSLDWDRDRFDIEFGLQNGTTYNSYIIRGEKLALVDTSHAKFRELYLNTLKEQIDPAQIDYLVISHTEPDHSGLVKEILELAPNVTVVATKVALQFLGELINQPFKQQVVKNGDQVDLGNGHILQFVNAPNLHWPDTMMTFDLGTSILYTCDIFGMHYCSDAIYDENLKRIAPDYRFYYECLMAPNARSVISAMKRMDDLPQAEIVANGHGPLLRYNVKELTENYRQWSQAQTKGETNVVVCYVSDYGYCDRLSQAIARGIAKTGVAVEMADLKAIDLQELRELVAHASGLVVCTPPASNTHVETAIGAILAAASEKQVIGLYEPHGDQDSSIDLLNNRFKDLGVVTAFPAIKVRENPNEATYQTCDEAGTDLGQLLTRKQNIKQLKAIDADLDKALGRLAGGLYIISAAKGGARSAMLASWVAQASFKPLGFTVAVAKDRAIESFMQVGDRFVLNVLEDGNYSKLMQHFLKRFAPGADRFEGVKTQLSSFGAPILTDALAFIECEVMSRMECSDHWIIYAIAEEGRVSKPESLTAAHHRKVGNHY; from the coding sequence ATTGTAAATGTTTCTGAGAAGTCGGTTGAACGCCGACTCACCATCCAAGTTGCTGAAATTGCGGCGGACACGACCACCATTCGATCGCTTGATTGGGATCGCGATCGCTTTGATATCGAGTTTGGTTTGCAAAATGGTACGACCTATAACTCCTATATCATTCGTGGCGAAAAACTAGCTTTAGTTGACACATCCCACGCTAAGTTTCGTGAGCTATACCTCAATACTTTAAAAGAGCAAATCGATCCTGCACAGATTGATTATTTGGTAATTAGTCATACCGAGCCAGACCATAGCGGCTTGGTCAAGGAAATATTAGAATTAGCCCCCAATGTCACGGTGGTGGCGACAAAGGTAGCTTTGCAATTTCTCGGTGAGCTAATTAATCAGCCATTTAAGCAGCAAGTTGTCAAAAATGGCGATCAGGTTGATCTAGGGAATGGTCACATTTTACAGTTTGTGAATGCGCCGAATTTGCATTGGCCAGACACGATGATGACCTTTGATTTGGGGACATCGATTTTGTACACCTGCGATATTTTTGGAATGCACTATTGTAGTGATGCAATTTACGATGAAAATTTAAAAAGAATTGCGCCCGACTATCGCTTTTATTATGAATGCTTGATGGCTCCTAATGCGCGATCGGTCATTTCGGCAATGAAGCGGATGGATGACTTGCCACAGGCGGAAATCGTGGCCAATGGACATGGCCCTTTACTGCGCTATAACGTCAAAGAACTAACGGAAAACTACCGCCAATGGAGCCAAGCGCAAACTAAAGGCGAAACTAACGTTGTGGTTTGCTATGTGTCTGACTATGGCTATTGCGATCGCCTCTCCCAAGCGATCGCACGCGGAATCGCGAAAACTGGTGTAGCTGTAGAAATGGCAGATCTTAAAGCGATCGATTTACAGGAATTACGCGAACTTGTCGCCCATGCATCAGGTTTAGTCGTCTGCACACCGCCAGCATCGAATACCCATGTGGAAACAGCGATCGGTGCGATCCTTGCCGCAGCTAGCGAAAAGCAAGTAATTGGGCTATACGAACCGCACGGCGATCAAGATTCATCCATTGATTTGTTGAATAACAGATTTAAGGATTTGGGTGTAGTCACCGCTTTCCCAGCCATCAAGGTACGTGAAAATCCCAACGAAGCTACTTATCAAACCTGTGATGAAGCGGGTACTGACTTGGGACAATTGCTAACTCGTAAGCAAAATATTAAACAACTCAAGGCGATCGACGCGGATCTTGATAAAGCTTTGGGACGTTTAGCAGGTGGTTTGTATATCATCTCAGCCGCCAAAGGCGGCGCACGCAGCGCCATGTTAGCTTCTTGGGTTGCCCAAGCTAGTTTTAAACCATTAGGCTTTACGGTTGCCGTGGCAAAGGATCGGGCGATCGAGTCGTTTATGCAAGTAGGCGATCGCTTTGTTTTGAACGTGCTTGAAGATGGCAATTATTCCAAATTGATGCAGCATTTTCTCAAACGATTTGCTCCAGGGGCTGATCGCTTTGAAGGTGTCAAAACTCAGCTATCGAGCTTTGGCGCACCAATTCTTACTGATGCTCTTGCCTTTATCGAGTGTGAGGTCATGAGTCGGATGGAATGTAGCGATCACTGGATTATCTATGCGATCGCTGAGGAAGGTCGAGTCTCAAAACCTGAATCTCTCACCGCCGCTCACCACCGCAAAGTTGGTAATCATTACTAA
- a CDS encoding DUF29 domain-containing protein: MLNISKLNDVYPLTRQAKDQYEQDFYAWTQEQAQLLRLGKLEGLDLENLAEEIESLGKQQKQELRNRFGVLIGHLLKWEYQPSLRGKSWRITIDLQREEILELVSENPSLKPYLEEAIAKSYKQAIALVVKETPLDKNDLPSECPYTFVQVFNQDFYPN, encoded by the coding sequence ATGCTGAATATAAGCAAGTTAAATGATGTTTATCCGTTAACTAGACAAGCTAAAGATCAATACGAGCAAGATTTCTACGCATGGACACAGGAACAAGCTCAATTACTTAGACTCGGCAAGCTAGAAGGGCTAGATCTCGAAAATCTCGCGGAGGAAATAGAGTCTTTGGGTAAACAGCAAAAGCAGGAATTGCGAAATCGGTTTGGAGTTTTAATTGGGCATTTGCTCAAGTGGGAATATCAGCCATCTCTGCGGGGTAAAAGTTGGAGAATTACTATTGATTTGCAACGGGAGGAAATACTCGAACTGGTTAGTGAAAATCCTAGCCTCAAGCCATATCTAGAAGAAGCGATCGCTAAATCCTATAAACAAGCGATCGCACTAGTCGTTAAAGAGACACCATTGGATAAAAATGATTTACCGTCAGAATGTCCTTATACTTTCGTTCAAGTTTTTAATCAAGATTTTTACCCCAACTAA
- the uppS gene encoding polyprenyl diphosphate synthase gives MTAKLLQTLPPDLDRQRLPKHVAVIMDGNGRWAKQKGMPRIAGHRQGVDALKDLLRCCKDWGIAALTVYAFSTENWSRPAQEVDFLMVLFERMLRRELEEMCREGVRISFVGDLDSLSKSLRNEIERSQTATANNQAIHFTVAINYGSRREIVRVCRQIAEATLAGEIQPENIDENVFEQHLYTAGNHNPDLLIRTSGEMRLSNFLLWQMAYTEMYFTNTLWPDFDRHEFHRALIDYQERDRRFGKV, from the coding sequence ATGACTGCAAAGCTATTACAAACCTTGCCTCCAGACCTAGATCGTCAAAGATTGCCTAAACACGTAGCCGTAATTATGGACGGTAACGGACGCTGGGCAAAGCAAAAGGGAATGCCCAGAATTGCAGGTCATCGTCAGGGTGTGGATGCCTTGAAGGATTTATTGCGCTGTTGCAAAGATTGGGGAATTGCAGCACTGACGGTCTATGCTTTTTCCACGGAAAATTGGAGCCGACCCGCTCAAGAAGTTGATTTCTTGATGGTCTTATTTGAGCGAATGTTGCGTCGTGAATTGGAGGAAATGTGCCGTGAAGGAGTACGCATTTCCTTTGTGGGTGATCTTGATTCTTTGTCTAAGTCCTTGCGAAATGAAATAGAGCGATCGCAAACGGCTACAGCTAATAATCAGGCTATTCATTTTACTGTCGCGATCAACTATGGCAGTCGTCGTGAAATCGTCAGAGTTTGCCGCCAAATTGCTGAAGCAACTTTAGCGGGGGAAATTCAGCCTGAAAATATTGATGAAAATGTGTTTGAGCAACATCTCTACACCGCAGGAAACCATAATCCTGATCTCTTAATTCGGACTAGTGGTGAAATGCGTTTGAGTAATTTTTTGCTTTGGCAAATGGCTTATACGGAAATGTATTTTACCAATACACTTTGGCCAGATTTTGATCGCCATGAGTTTCATCGAGCGCTGATTGATTATCAAGAACGCGATCGGCGCTTTGGTAAAGTGTAG
- the cdaA gene encoding diadenylate cyclase CdaA, translating into MQWFNINSIAFIMRAIDILAVLGLIYFMLSLSNDRRTLLMVRGIIFLLIASVLSDRLGMRLLNFVLDKLLIGAAVAMAVILQPELRRFLERLGRGDLLSLIQPTTNRRSPVETDSVIEEINDAVIELSQNRTGALMIIETGEPIDDRDFSVPGVRLNALLSKELLHTIFQTSTLLHDGAILIREDRILAAGVILPISERAASREIGTRHRAAMGITDRVRNCFCIVVSEETGSIAIAENGILDRPISSSRLREILETKLGNYRPTTLGGTVPRFNWLWSNSIFKNMVSRKSSEKK; encoded by the coding sequence ATGCAGTGGTTTAATATCAACTCAATTGCATTCATTATGAGAGCGATCGATATCCTTGCGGTATTGGGATTGATCTATTTCATGCTGTCCCTCAGCAACGATCGTCGCACCCTATTGATGGTGCGGGGGATCATCTTTTTACTAATTGCAAGTGTATTGAGCGATCGCCTTGGTATGCGATTGCTCAATTTTGTCCTTGATAAGTTATTAATTGGTGCAGCCGTGGCGATGGCAGTAATTTTGCAACCAGAGCTAAGGCGATTTTTAGAACGTCTGGGACGCGGCGATTTACTATCGTTAATTCAACCGACAACCAATCGGCGATCGCCTGTCGAAACTGACTCAGTAATTGAAGAAATTAATGATGCTGTAATTGAGCTATCGCAAAATCGTACTGGTGCATTAATGATTATTGAGACGGGTGAACCGATCGATGATCGTGATTTTTCAGTACCAGGGGTGAGACTTAACGCTTTATTATCAAAAGAGCTATTGCATACAATTTTTCAAACTTCAACGCTTTTGCATGATGGAGCCATCTTGATTCGAGAAGATCGCATTCTGGCGGCTGGGGTGATTTTGCCAATTTCGGAACGAGCCGCCTCACGAGAAATTGGTACTAGACACCGAGCAGCAATGGGCATCACCGATCGCGTTAGAAATTGTTTTTGTATAGTTGTTTCAGAAGAAACAGGATCAATTGCGATCGCGGAAAATGGCATCTTAGATCGCCCAATTTCCAGTAGTCGCCTACGAGAAATATTAGAAACTAAACTAGGTAATTATCGTCCAACGACCCTAGGTGGAACAGTGCCACGCTTTAATTGGCTCTGGTCAAACTCAATTTTCAAAAATATGGTAAGTCGAAAATCGTCAGAAAAGAAATGA